The segment CGATATCTATGATTGCCTGGAAAACGGAAACCACTTCCTCCCTTAAGCCTTTTTCTTTAATGATCCGACTCCGAATGCCGTTTAAAATCATTAAGTGTGTGGCGACGAGCGCCTTACGAAACAGGTTTTCCTTTGAATGAAAATGGTGATAAATACTCGGTTGTTCTAATCCGCATTCTCTGCTGATTTCACGTAGTGAGGTACCGTGGAAACCCTTTCTAGCAAAAGCGATCGCTGCCCCCTCTAGAATTCGTTCCCGAGAATTTCTAAAATTTCCATTAATGGGGTAGACTGGGCTACCATCCTTTTTCTTCACTGATTCAGACCTCTTTTGCGAGGATATTTCCCGAGCGTTTTATTTTTCGTACTCGTTAGCGAGCCCGCTTGGTTAAACCCTTCGTAGCTTTCGGGCTTATAGTCTACGCTACAACAAATACCCGATTTTCGCAATTCAATAACAAATTATTAAAGCTTCAATGCGACTATCTAAGAGAAAAATAAGAGTTTTTCATCCTAATCCTCTGTTTGGTTAGAATTCTTTCTTGAAAACTTCAAAGTAGTTCCTGGTCTCAGTGGTTCCCGGCGCTCGACCATCTAATCCTGGTTGCTTCGTACCGGGAGATTGAGGGAGATTGAGGTTTTGGTCCTTTTCCTCTCTTCCGAAGGCCGCGGAAGGAGTATATAGCTCGCTTCCGAATAAAAGTTCAAAGTTGGCTACGTTAGACTCCGATTCTTCTAAACGAATTTCTATTAGGAAATGGTTTTCCCCGTATCTTGCTTCCCATTCATAAATAAAGGATGTTTCCGCAAGTCCGGTATATAAGGGAGAAAGCTTTCGATCTTGGGAATCCGAAATGAAAATTTGAACCATCACCGCTTCGTCCGGAATTTCGTGAGCGAGACCGATTCCGAGTTTGCGAATTATTTTCCTATCTTTGCCTTCGGGAAATTGCAGTTTAAAAATTACCGAACTTCCCTTAAAAACAGAACCTGTAAACTGAGACTTTTTATCTAGAGTATAGCCTCGTTCTTTTAAAGTAGCTCTTACATCTTCGACTAGTTTTTTTAAAGTGGGAGGCCCGCCGGTTAATGATTCCTTAGGATTTACATGTGTCCCTGCCGGCGTAGTTTGCGCACGGGATTCCGCACTTAAAAAAAGCGCAAATATCAGTAGAAAAGGAAAGATTCCGATTCGGACCGGTTCTAATGAGAAATGATGCATACTTACGGATCAGACTAACCCTTATGCTTGTTTATTGCCAGATTTTTTCCCTCACAAACACAATTTCCTATTAGAATGTCTCAGGAATTTAAGAGAATGATCGATAGATTAACAGTGCGTCTTAGTTCGATGCACAACTAGATTTAGAGGAGAAGACCATGAAACCTAAAAGAAGTTCCTTATTTATTCTGATATTTATCATTCTAACATCGCAATATTGCGTCTCACAGTCAAAGTACGACTCTCTCCAAGAAGCCTATACGCGTAAATCGAAGGATTTTGAGGCTCTGGAAAAGGATAAACTCGGTCTACTTCGCTCGATGGACGATATGAAACGTCTACAGGAAGAAACTCAACATCGCGTCATGGAATATAAGAATCTTCTTGCTAGCTTCAAGAGTATGATTGATGCGGGAAAACTGAAAATTAGAATCGTAGACGGACGAATGGTGGTTGTTTTATCTTCAGACATTCTCTTTCCTCCGGGTTCCGCAAGTCTTTCGCCTAAAGGTACGGATGCGATTAAGGAAGTTACGGGCATTTTAGCTTCCTTAGAAGGTCGCCGCTTTCAAGTCGAGGGACACACCGACGACATCCCCACGGGAGTTAAAGGTTATTCGAACTGGGAACTCGCATCTGCAAGAGCTTTGAATGTTTTACACACTATGGTTAAGGCGGGAATGCCTGAAGAAAGAATCAGTGCAGCATCGATGGGTTCATCCAGACCGGCAGTTTCGAACACTACCGCCGAAAATCGCATGGCCAATCGCAGGATCGAAATCGTGATCGTTCCGGATCTTTCCAATTTACCCGGGATCGAAGAATTGAAAAAGATGAGCGAATAAACTTACGAAGTTTGAATTACTTTTTAGTAAGGTAGCGGGCAATCATTTTTGCCGTTTCCTTAAGGATTCTTTCCTCGCTCAATTCGGATCCGAAAAAAACCAAGTGTCCAATGATATCGTCCATGGCCCGATGAGCTACGATTAACTGCGCCTCGTCGGCGTCGATCTCCAATACTTGTCCATAATGTTTTAATAATTTAGAGACTTCGATCCTGGTTCTTTCCACTTCTACAGTTTGGATTGCCTTTCGGATATTATCGTCCGTATAGGAAAGAAGGGCGAATTCCTTATGAAGCTTTCGATTCTTTTGTATATTCTCCTTCATTTTTAATAGAAGTAAATAAACGATCGTTTCAAAGTCTTCGGTTTTTGGTAAATCTCGTATGATATCCTGCGCTAATTTTCCGAAAAACTCTTCGCTAATCTGCCTAACTACTTCCAATCCGATATCGCTTTTGTCCTTATAGTAAGCATAAAAGGACCCGATCGAAACTTCCGCTTCCCGGACGATGTCTCTAATTCCGATATTCGAATATCCGTGTTTTTTAACCAGCCGGTAGGCTGCTTGCACCAATCGCTCCTTTTTATCGATGGAACGTTTTTGAATCGGCTTTCTGAGATTATTTCTGATCGAAGTCATTTATTCGGTCTTAACGACAAAGGATTCAACGCCTACATTTTTCTCCCCAGGCCACTCCGGGAAACAATTAAAAGATTCGGCAAAGCTAACTTTGTGGACTGGATTTTACTTTGTTTATAGACGCCCTAAAATAAAAAAATATGAACTACGTTCATATTTTTGATTGACCGGCCTGAATTTTTTATTAACAATATGAACACAGTTCATATTATGGGGTTTTTCAGTGAGAATCGAATCTCTTCTTTTTAAGATTGTTGTAGTTGCGGTCATCATTTTGGTGGCTTACTTCTTTTTTCGTCCCACGGATAGTGGGCAGCATAGGTTTTTCGAGGATCAATCCTACCATTTCCAAACTCTACGGGCGTTAAACGACATTCCTTTCGATGGCGCGGATATACAGGAAGTTCTCCAGACAATTCGGAAAATCAAATCCGGCGATTCGCATGGTTGGTACTCGGCTTGGACAGAGACCGGGAAGAAATCCCTGAAAATGGCGGAAACGGTCCGCGATACTAAAAGTAGAGGGAGAGCTTATCTTAGAGCTCATAACTACTTTCGAACTGCGGAATTTTTTCTTCCTCCGGACGATCCAAAACGCGGTGATTCCTGGAAGGATAATACCTCCGCATTTTATAAAGGACTGGATATCCTCGGAATCACATATGAAAGGATTCGAATTCCGTTCGGGAAAAATCATTTGAATGCGATTTACTATCCGGGGCCGATCGGTTTTAATGAGCGGCCGCTGATCGTATTTTTTGGAGGCTATGATTCTACTCTTGAAGAACTGTATTTTACGTTAGTTGCAGACGCTTGGCAACATGGATATTCGGTTTTGACGTTCGAAGGTCCAGGACAAGGTTCGGTACTCAGGGAGCAAGGACTGGTCTTTACTCATGAATGGGAAATACCCACAAAAGCTGTGATTGATCGGTTTTTGGAATCTCATAGACGTCCTCGTAAAATCGTATTAGTCGGAATGAGTATGGGGGGTTATCTGGCGCCGCGTGCCGCGGCCTTCGACGATCGAATCGACGGAGTGGTTGCCTTTGACGTTCTTTTCGATATGGGTGCAGTTGCGAAACGTTATGTTCCTCCCGTCTCATTTTGGTTGAAGGATCACGGGTTGAATTCTGTTTTAATGTCGATCGTGAAAATAAAGTCCTTCTTTTCGCCCGGTTTTGCCTGGGCGACCGCTAACGGAGAATGGACGTTAGGAACGAAGCATCCGTTAGATACGGTAAAAGAATTCGAAAAATATAATTTATCCGGAATTGCAAAGCGTATTAAATCGCATGTCTTAATTTTAGCGGGAGAAGAGGATCATTTTATTCCCGTCGAGCAAGTATCGCAATTTCAGACCGAATTGACCGGAGCCGAAAGCGTTACGACTAAAATTTACGATCGCAATTCGGGCGGAGCGGAACATTGTCAAATGGGAGCGATACAATTGTGGCACGCGGATTTTTTTGATTGGATGCGGGAAAAATTCGGCTCAGAAAACGATCGGTTTGGTGGAAAGTAGTCGCCATTCGAATGTCGATTTGAACGTATTTCTCAATACGATTTCGTTCCCCGATCGAAATTTTTCTCACCTTGTATTTCCGAATATGTCGTTTCGTTCATCCAATAATTTTAAAGAAATTCAAATTACTTTTTAGAAATTAATGATTTCTCACTGAATCTTAAGGGAAAATGACAGATGGTCGTAGGGAATAACGACCAAAAAACATCTGAAACTTCCTTTGTCGGTCTGAATCGATTGCGTAAACGGCGAGGGTTGTCCGTAAACCGCGAAATTTGAAGATACGCTATAATTACTGCCAGTAACGGTGGAATTCGAGTTTCCTATGTAAATTCCCGCTCCGTTCCCGGAGGGATTTGAAGTAAAAGAAATGGAGTCCATTGTTCCGTTACCGGCATAGTAGTAAAAATAATGGCCGGGCGAGGAACCGGTTTCAGGCGCGCCACCTTTGGTAATTGCCGAAGAGTTTAGGCACGAAGCCGTCGGTTGGATTAACGATAAAATATGTCCGTGACCGGAATGCCTGTCACAACCGTAAGCGCAAATTCCGATCAGAATCACAACCGAAACAATTCTCCGATAAACTCGCACGAAAATAAATTATCTTATAACTAACATAAGTCCATAATTTTTCGATATTTCAATAGAAACTGTATATTTCGCATAACAATTTAAGCAATACGGTTTTCAAGAATCCGACCAAAATCGATCCGGCAGAAATTCGGACGACCTAATTTATGTTCTATTTTAGGTTTGATCCGACTAATAGACAACCCAATCAATTGTCCGTCCCTGCACCCTATTCCCCTTCCTATCTGAGATACGAAGGAAACCGAATATTCGAATAGAGGCTATGGCCGGTTTTTTAGAAGACTTTCTTTGTCGATAAGGATTTCGTAAATTTCACAATTCAAAATATTCTCGACCGATCTTGATTCAAGAAGATGGAACATTCTATAAATCCAATATCCGTGAGTGCATATCGCAATTCGGTTTCGATTTTGTGTGTTGAATAGATTCCGTAAAAATGAAAGAATGCGCAAGTCGACATCTTTCTTTCTTTCACCGTTCGGAAAATTCACTGCTTCCCATTTTGCTTCCAGGCTTTTCCAATTTGTCCAAGTATCCTCACCGAATTTAGCATCGATTTCGGAAATCAGCATTCCTTGTGCTTCGCCAAGGTTGACCTCTCGTAGGCGGGAATCGAAAAATAGAGGAATCATTAATTCGGAGGCCAAAGGAGAGACGGTTTGTCGAGCACGCAGTAAGTCGCTACTGTATAAAATGTCTATTTCGCGATCCTTTAATTTATCAGAAATAGATTTGATTTGATTTTGACCCGTTACAGATATCGGAGTGTTTAGTTGGCCTTGAAGTCTTCCTTCGGCATTCCAATCCGTTTCTGCATGCCGAAATATATAAAGAGAAAGCAATTCTATCGGGTTCAATCTATGCATTCCTGTACTCTCTAAACACTTACGATTAAGCGACGTGCAATTAAGAAGAATATGCAAGATAGAATCGAGGTGATAAAAATGATTCGATTGGCGCGCAGAATATGAATGGAAGACAAGGAATCTTTCTCATCTCCTAAAAAGGGTTTTTCACTTTTGATTCCTTGATAGTAATTTATTCCACCTAATCTGACTCCCAACGCTCCGGCGACCGCCGCCTCCGCCAAACCTGAATTAGGACTCGGATGTTTTCTGCCATCCCGTAGTAGAATTCGAAAGGATCGAATAGGATTCATGAATAAGATAGCCGAACTCAAGGATACCATCGGAGCTGTCAGTCGTGCCGGTAGGAAATTGGCGCAGTCGTCGATTCTAGCAGGGAATGTCCCGAACTTTTCGTACAGTTGATTCTTGTGACCGAATAAGGAATCTAGAGTGTTTACGGATCTGTATAGAACCGCCCAAGCGGGACCTCCGAAAATTGCGAAGAATAAAGGTGCCGTCACGCCGTCGACCAAACTTTCTGCAACGCTTTCTACGCACGCTCGAACGATTTCCGATCTGGATAAATTTTGAGTATCTCTTCCTACAAGTAAAGCCACCTTTTCTCTCGCGAGGGACAGATCGTCAGACTTTAATGCGTGATAGACGGCTTTGCTATGGTTTAATAAGTCGCGAAGAGCAATGGTCGTGTATATTATGAAAATTGAAAATATTGATTCTGCGATAGAGCTAAAACTTTCGAATATTTTGCCGATCGTAAAAGGAATCGTGAAAGAAAACGAATAGACGATACAGGATGCAAAAAATCCAGCCCAAAAAGGAGATGGAAAAAAATTCCGCGCGTGTCTTTCCGTTAATCGCGCAAATTTTCCGATCCAGCGAACCGGGTGAGGCATCCTGCGCGGATCGCCTAAAATTAAATCCATTAGAATCGAAGCGACTATGATTGTTTCGAGTCTCATCTCAATCCTATAAGTCGGTAAATTTCATTCATATTTACCGAATTTCGGACTCCGGTTGCAAGTCTCTCTAAGCTTGATTCTAATTCATATTTTATGGTCACACCACCCAATGCATTCATCCCTTTTCGAACTCTGATTTTATCCAGAAAGGAGCGACGAAATTCGTCGGCATCAAAGATTCCATGAATATAAGTACCCCAAATCCTTCCGTTTCGATTGGAATGTCCTAAATGGATACCTTCTCTAGAAACGACGACGATCGGAATCGAATCTTTTAGCTCGGTGTTTCCGTGATGAATTTCATATCCATAAACGACTTTATCGGAAGGTAGATGCTTAGCTCCGACTTGCTTGAGTACTTTTTCTTTCTCTAATGTAGTTTCTATCGGTAATAAGTTCAAACCTATGGTAGTTCCGGAAGTGGATTCGATTTTATAAGGATCATGTATCTTTGCTCCTAATATCTGATATCCTCCGCAAATTCCGACGATTTCCGTTGCATCGTCCTGTGCCATTTTAAGGATTTTTTCCGAGAACCCCGAAGTTCTTAAATAGTGCATGTCAGAAGCAACGTTTTTACTTCCCGGCAAGATTAGCACATCCGGGCTACCTAGTTCCCCTGCAGATTTTACGATTCTCAATCGAACATCTTCTTCCAATCGCAAAGCGTCGACGTCTGTGTGATTGGAAATTCTAGGAGTATCGATCATGGCTATATCAATCCTGTTTTTTAACGGTGATTCATCGCTTAGTTTTCCCGACTTAAATTCTAAGGAATCTTCTTCCGGCAGGCCTAATCCTTCGAAATGAGGTATTATTCCAAAGACGGATTTATTAGTATATGTTTTCAGATATTGAATTCCCGGATCCAATAGTTCCGGAATTCCTCGAAAACGATTTATTAGAAATCCTGAAACTAATTTTCTTTCCCACTCCGCCATCGTTTCGAGGGAACCTACCAAAGCTCCAAAGATTCCTCCGTGATCTATGTTTCCGACCAATAGAACCTTTGCTTCAGCGTATTGAGCCATTCTCATGTTTACGATATCATTCGCTTTTAGGTTCACTTCGGAAACGCTTCCGGCGCCTTCTAACACGATCACCTCGTATTCTTCGGAGA is part of the Leptospira broomii serovar Hurstbridge str. 5399 genome and harbors:
- a CDS encoding TetR/AcrR family transcriptional regulator, which encodes MKKKDGSPVYPINGNFRNSRERILEGAAIAFARKGFHGTSLREISRECGLEQPSIYHHFHSKENLFRKALVATHLMILNGIRSRIIKEKGLREEVVSVFQAIIDIAREFPERTRLPFSLVYSAPENLVLEYTNHYGAQYRKLLEAAATRNPPSKRPDLKLSLLVDLLHSLILSIASERFFEDRVKGIEERIDFILSNN
- a CDS encoding OmpA/MotB family protein, which translates into the protein MKPKRSSLFILIFIILTSQYCVSQSKYDSLQEAYTRKSKDFEALEKDKLGLLRSMDDMKRLQEETQHRVMEYKNLLASFKSMIDAGKLKIRIVDGRMVVVLSSDILFPPGSASLSPKGTDAIKEVTGILASLEGRRFQVEGHTDDIPTGVKGYSNWELASARALNVLHTMVKAGMPEERISAASMGSSRPAVSNTTAENRMANRRIEIVIVPDLSNLPGIEELKKMSE
- a CDS encoding TetR/AcrR family transcriptional regulator; this encodes MTSIRNNLRKPIQKRSIDKKERLVQAAYRLVKKHGYSNIGIRDIVREAEVSIGSFYAYYKDKSDIGLEVVRQISEEFFGKLAQDIIRDLPKTEDFETIVYLLLLKMKENIQKNRKLHKEFALLSYTDDNIRKAIQTVEVERTRIEVSKLLKHYGQVLEIDADEAQLIVAHRAMDDIIGHLVFFGSELSEERILKETAKMIARYLTKK
- a CDS encoding alpha/beta hydrolase family protein, with product MRIESLLFKIVVVAVIILVAYFFFRPTDSGQHRFFEDQSYHFQTLRALNDIPFDGADIQEVLQTIRKIKSGDSHGWYSAWTETGKKSLKMAETVRDTKSRGRAYLRAHNYFRTAEFFLPPDDPKRGDSWKDNTSAFYKGLDILGITYERIRIPFGKNHLNAIYYPGPIGFNERPLIVFFGGYDSTLEELYFTLVADAWQHGYSVLTFEGPGQGSVLREQGLVFTHEWEIPTKAVIDRFLESHRRPRKIVLVGMSMGGYLAPRAAAFDDRIDGVVAFDVLFDMGAVAKRYVPPVSFWLKDHGLNSVLMSIVKIKSFFSPGFAWATANGEWTLGTKHPLDTVKEFEKYNLSGIAKRIKSHVLILAGEEDHFIPVEQVSQFQTELTGAESVTTKIYDRNSGGAEHCQMGAIQLWHADFFDWMREKFGSENDRFGGK
- a CDS encoding histidine phosphatase family protein produces the protein MNPIELLSLYIFRHAETDWNAEGRLQGQLNTPISVTGQNQIKSISDKLKDREIDILYSSDLLRARQTVSPLASELMIPLFFDSRLREVNLGEAQGMLISEIDAKFGEDTWTNWKSLEAKWEAVNFPNGERKKDVDLRILSFLRNLFNTQNRNRIAICTHGYWIYRMFHLLESRSVENILNCEIYEILIDKESLLKNRP
- the cbiB gene encoding adenosylcobinamide-phosphate synthase CbiB; this encodes MRLETIIVASILMDLILGDPRRMPHPVRWIGKFARLTERHARNFFPSPFWAGFFASCIVYSFSFTIPFTIGKIFESFSSIAESIFSIFIIYTTIALRDLLNHSKAVYHALKSDDLSLAREKVALLVGRDTQNLSRSEIVRACVESVAESLVDGVTAPLFFAIFGGPAWAVLYRSVNTLDSLFGHKNQLYEKFGTFPARIDDCANFLPARLTAPMVSLSSAILFMNPIRSFRILLRDGRKHPSPNSGLAEAAVAGALGVRLGGINYYQGIKSEKPFLGDEKDSLSSIHILRANRIIFITSILSCIFFLIARRLIVSV